Proteins encoded in a region of the Megalops cyprinoides isolate fMegCyp1 chromosome 3, fMegCyp1.pri, whole genome shotgun sequence genome:
- the LOC118774565 gene encoding claudin-4 codes for MYSAGLEILGMTLSVAGWLGVMVACFLPMWRVAAFVGQNIVIAQVIWEGLWMDCVVQSTGQMHCRVYDSMLGLPEDLQAARALTIVSMLLCVVGIILSVAGAKCTNCTADVASKPHVILSAGVVFIVAGLLELVAVSWTANVIVADFYNPLLGETQKREFGNSLYFGWGASSLLILGGALLCCSCPPGARAPDFGGSRVDYSAGKPASATGQVHKDYV; via the coding sequence ATGTACTCGGCAGGCCTCGAGATACTGGGGATGACTCTGTCCGTGGCGGGGTGGCTGGGGGTCATGGTGGCCTGCTTCCTGCCCATGTGGAGGGTGGCAGCGTTCGTGGGGCAGAACATCGTGATCGCCCAGGTGATCTGGGAGGGCCTGTGGATGGACTGTGTGGTGCAGAGCACCGGGCAGATGCACTGCAGGGTGTACGACTCCATGCTGGGGCTGCCGGAGGACCTGCAGGCGGCGCGGGCGCTGACCATCGTCTCCATGCTCCTGTGCGTGGTGGGCATCATCCTCTCGGTGGCCGGGGCCAAGTGCACCAACTGCACGGCGGACGTGGCCAGCAAACCCCACGTCATCCTGAGTGCCGGGGTCGTCTTCATTGTTGCTgggctgctggagctggtggCCGTCTCCTGGACCGCCAACGTCATCGTCGCCGACTTCTACAACCCGCTGCTGGGAGAGACGCAGAAGAGGGAGTTCGGGAACTCACTGTACTTCGGCTGGGGCGCGTCCTCCCTCCTGATCCTAGGGGGAGCCCTTCTGTGCTGCTCCTGTCCGCCCGGGGCGAGGGCGCCGGATTTTGGAGGGTCCAGGGTGGATTACTCAGCCGGAAAGCCAGCCTCTGCCACAGGGCAGGTTCATAAGGACTACGTGTGA